Proteins encoded by one window of Rutidosis leptorrhynchoides isolate AG116_Rl617_1_P2 chromosome 7, CSIRO_AGI_Rlap_v1, whole genome shotgun sequence:
- the LOC139859475 gene encoding uncharacterized protein, producing the protein MRLREQPNIVAIQESKCNEVSDNWMEYVCEAVEGKFFLAIKGKWKGSDRDTIVVNVYGPHIDSGKKDLWDGLEKLMLQNDAEWVICGDFEVRDQSERLNRVFVESKASLFNDFIERMQLIEIPLLGKKFTRISDNRMKLSKLDRFLVSENFTHTWGDLSVIALDRNTSDHCLIALRNNNVDFGPKPDKMKNVKEALRVWSKTQFRSLDFELEEAKNKACDLENKAESGPLSDSEKDEWIQARGV; encoded by the exons ATGAGATTAAGGGAGCAACCGAATATTGTAGCAATACAAGAATCGAAATGCAATGAAGTCTCTGATAATTGGATGGAATACGTCTG TGAAGCAGTTGAGGGTAAATTCTTCCTCGCAATCAAAGGGAAATGGAAAGGAAGCGATAGGGACACCATTGTCGTAAATGTCTATGGTCCGCATATTGATAGTGGGAAGAAAGACCTGTGGGATGGTTTAGAAAAATTAATGCTACAAAACGATGCGGAATGGGTAATTTGTGGGGATTTCGAAGTGAGAGATCAATCCGAGAGATTAAACCGTGTTTTTGTAGAGTCCAAAGCTTCTCTCTTCAATgattttatcgaacgaatgcaatTAATAGAAATTCCTCTACTTGGGAAGAAGTTTACGAGAATTAGTGACAACAGAATGAAACTTAGTAAACTTGATCGGTTTCTTGTCTCCGAAAACTTTACTCATACGTGGGGCGACCTATCAGTGATAGCACTCGATCGTAACACCTCAGATCACTGCCTGATTGCTCTTCGTAATAATAATGTTGACTTTGGCCCGAAACC GGATAAGATGAAGAATGTAAAAGAAGCCTTACGTGTTTGGAGTAAAACTCAATTTAGAAGCTTAGATTTTGAATTAGAAGAGGCGAAGAATAAAGCGTGTGATTTGGAAAATAAAGCTGAATCGGGACCTTTATCTGATTCCGAAAAAGATGAATGGATCCAAGCTAGAGGAGTTTAG